A genomic window from Pseudoalteromonas piratica includes:
- a CDS encoding FAD-dependent oxidoreductase, whose amino-acid sequence MSQNVYQFIDVQRVDPRKKPISSRKKQFVEIYEPFSAKQVDSQADRCLDCGNPYCEWKCPVHNYIPQWLKLIKAGKVIEAAELSHRTNSLPEVCGRVCPQDRLCEGACTLNDEFGAVTIGNIEKYISDTAFAMGWKPDMSHVVWSDKKVAIIGAGPAGLGCADILARNGVKPVVFDRHPEIGGLLTFGIPSFKLEKSVMENRREIFEGMGVEFVLNTEVGKDIALQSIIDEYDAVFLAVGTYQNMRAGLENEDADGVYDALPFLIANTNYQMGYDNNSDAYINMQGKRVVVLGGGDTAMDCVRTSIRQDASNVVCAYRRDEANMPGSVREVKNAKEEGVEFLFNVQPKGVVLNDSGKVTGVKMVKTQLGEADQNGRRRAEEVAGSEHILPADAVIMAFGFQPHAMPWLSEFDVELDKWGRIVAPEQGAFTHQTSNPKIFAGGDAVRGSDLVVTAIYEGRNAAEGIMDYLEV is encoded by the coding sequence ATGTCGCAAAACGTATATCAATTTATCGATGTGCAACGTGTCGATCCGCGTAAAAAGCCTATTTCGTCACGTAAAAAGCAGTTCGTTGAAATTTATGAGCCATTTTCGGCTAAGCAAGTAGATTCGCAAGCAGATCGCTGTTTAGATTGCGGAAATCCATATTGTGAATGGAAATGCCCAGTGCATAACTACATTCCACAATGGTTGAAGTTAATTAAAGCGGGCAAAGTAATTGAAGCTGCTGAGTTATCTCATCGTACTAATAGCCTTCCCGAGGTGTGTGGTCGTGTTTGCCCGCAAGATAGACTGTGTGAAGGTGCATGTACGCTGAATGATGAGTTTGGTGCTGTGACCATTGGTAATATCGAAAAATATATTTCTGATACTGCTTTCGCAATGGGCTGGAAGCCTGATATGTCACATGTGGTTTGGAGTGACAAGAAAGTCGCGATTATTGGTGCAGGTCCTGCAGGGTTAGGTTGTGCTGATATTCTAGCGCGAAATGGTGTAAAACCTGTGGTATTTGATCGTCACCCAGAAATTGGTGGCTTACTGACTTTCGGTATTCCGTCATTTAAACTCGAAAAGTCAGTAATGGAAAATCGCCGCGAAATTTTTGAAGGTATGGGTGTTGAGTTTGTACTTAATACGGAAGTAGGCAAAGACATCGCACTTCAGTCGATTATAGATGAGTACGATGCTGTCTTTTTAGCCGTGGGCACCTATCAAAATATGCGTGCAGGTCTTGAAAATGAAGATGCTGATGGCGTGTATGATGCTTTACCGTTCTTAATTGCCAATACTAATTACCAAATGGGTTATGACAATAATTCTGATGCATACATTAATATGCAGGGTAAGCGTGTTGTTGTTCTGGGAGGGGGGGACACAGCGATGGACTGTGTGCGTACTTCAATTCGTCAAGACGCTAGCAATGTCGTATGTGCTTATCGTCGTGATGAAGCAAACATGCCTGGTTCTGTTCGTGAAGTAAAAAATGCCAAAGAAGAAGGCGTTGAGTTTCTGTTTAATGTGCAACCTAAGGGCGTAGTGCTCAATGACAGCGGTAAGGTGACTGGTGTTAAAATGGTTAAAACACAACTTGGTGAGGCGGATCAAAATGGTCGTCGTCGTGCTGAAGAGGTTGCTGGCTCAGAACATATCCTGCCAGCCGATGCTGTGATTATGGCGTTTGGTTTCCAACCGCATGCAATGCCTTGGCTCAGTGAGTTCGATGTTGAACTCGACAAATGGGGACGTATTGTTGCGCCAGAACAAGGTGCATTTACGCATCAAACATCTAACCCAAAAATCTTTGCTGGTGGTGATGCGGTTAGGGGCTCTGACTTAGTGGTTACCGCTATTTATGAAGGGCGAAATGCTGCAGAAGGTATCATGGATTATCTTGAGGTTTAA
- the recN gene encoding DNA repair protein RecN, with protein MLTSLQVTNFAIVEHLDIEWQSGMTTITGETGAGKSIAIDALSLCLGERAEASMVREGADKAQVSAVFDIQNLPAAKHFINEHELGDNTECVIRRVVAANGRSKAFINGVMVPAGQLKTLGNLLISIHGQHAHQQLNKANYQLSVVDSFADHTELLNEVKTSYNQLQSLEREQKQLAQTLQQAAAEKQLLEYQVAELDEFALATGEYEEIEQQHTLLSNANSLLEGTQKELQIIYQQDNFNAYSMVQSSANQIAELASLDKKLAPIADLLFEASITLEEAARELSHYQDSVEMDPSQLSELDERISRALDLARKHDITPEELPNLHAELQQNLANIEQNDERFNELEAEIARAKEHYFACASVLSESRSAAAKALSEQVTKSLVSLSMENAKFAICIEHQESVTSSKGSDTVDFQVAANTGQRLQPLHKVASGGELSRISLAIEVIIADKMTTPTLIFDEVDVGISGPTASAVGKLLRQLGKSTQVICVTHLPQVASSGHNQFFVSKTDDGTQTNTRMTVLDNSGRIDEIARLLGGTNISDITRTNASELLSQYH; from the coding sequence ATGTTAACGTCATTACAAGTAACTAATTTTGCAATTGTTGAACACCTTGATATCGAGTGGCAATCAGGCATGACCACTATTACGGGTGAAACTGGTGCGGGTAAATCTATTGCGATTGATGCACTTTCTCTATGTTTGGGCGAGCGTGCAGAAGCCTCAATGGTTAGAGAAGGCGCAGATAAAGCGCAAGTATCGGCAGTATTTGATATTCAAAACTTGCCTGCGGCAAAACATTTTATAAATGAGCACGAACTTGGCGATAACACCGAATGCGTAATTCGTCGTGTCGTTGCAGCCAATGGCCGCAGCAAAGCATTTATAAATGGGGTTATGGTTCCTGCCGGTCAATTAAAAACGCTTGGCAATTTATTGATTTCAATTCACGGTCAACATGCGCATCAACAGCTAAATAAAGCAAACTATCAACTTTCAGTAGTCGATAGCTTTGCCGATCACACTGAGCTTTTAAACGAAGTTAAAACATCGTACAACCAATTACAATCGCTTGAGCGAGAGCAAAAACAGTTAGCTCAAACGCTACAACAGGCTGCAGCTGAAAAACAACTGCTTGAGTACCAGGTTGCTGAATTAGACGAATTTGCCCTAGCAACTGGCGAGTATGAAGAAATTGAGCAGCAACATACCTTATTAAGTAATGCAAATTCATTGCTAGAAGGCACGCAAAAAGAGTTACAAATTATCTATCAACAAGATAATTTCAACGCTTACTCTATGGTGCAATCAAGCGCAAACCAAATCGCAGAGCTTGCTAGCCTTGATAAGAAACTTGCACCTATTGCAGATTTACTCTTTGAAGCAAGCATCACGCTTGAAGAAGCCGCCCGTGAATTAAGCCATTATCAAGACAGTGTTGAAATGGATCCGAGCCAATTATCTGAACTTGATGAGCGTATATCACGTGCGCTTGATTTAGCTAGAAAACATGATATTACCCCTGAAGAATTGCCAAACCTGCATGCCGAGTTACAACAAAACCTTGCAAATATAGAGCAAAACGATGAGCGATTTAATGAGTTAGAAGCTGAAATAGCCAGAGCAAAAGAGCATTATTTTGCTTGTGCTAGCGTACTATCTGAAAGTCGCTCAGCCGCGGCAAAGGCATTGTCAGAGCAAGTCACCAAGTCGCTTGTCAGTTTGTCGATGGAAAATGCAAAATTTGCCATTTGCATAGAGCATCAAGAATCGGTTACCAGTAGTAAAGGGTCTGACACAGTTGATTTTCAGGTTGCTGCCAATACAGGTCAACGCTTACAACCACTGCATAAAGTAGCATCTGGCGGTGAGCTTTCTCGTATTAGCCTTGCCATTGAAGTGATTATTGCTGACAAGATGACAACACCAACGCTTATTTTTGATGAAGTAGACGTGGGTATTTCAGGACCAACCGCTTCAGCTGTAGGTAAACTACTTCGTCAATTAGGTAAAAGTACACAAGTTATTTGTGTCACTCACTTACCGCAAGTAGCATCAAGTGGTCATAACCAATTTTTTGTTAGTAAAACTGACGATGGCACACAAACAAATACGCGCATGACAGTGCTTGATAACTCAGGCCGTATTGATGAAATTGCGCGTTTACTCGGTGGTACAAATATCAGTGATATTACGCGCACTAATGCCTCTGAGTTGCTATCGCAATATCACTAA